From Scomber japonicus isolate fScoJap1 chromosome 22, fScoJap1.pri, whole genome shotgun sequence, one genomic window encodes:
- the LOC128383608 gene encoding butyrophilin subfamily 1 member A1-like, translating to MVGDDVVLPCQLEPPADAAPMILEWAKPDVKPRFVFVWRSGQELVVDQNNDYKGRSSLFIDRLKHGDVSLKLSKVKISDEGTYRCYFPKLKKIFFVELLVGAVSSPGISLVGTDRSSSVVVLQCESKGWNPQPEVIWLDDEGNLLSAGPTETIRGPDGLYTVSSRVTVEKKYGNNFTCRVRQDNIYQFRETHIIIPDDFFMAPSSCAASITTSVLFSIMFILAVAIFIWKWRQYKTEKKEEEKNDLEKLIDELIKQSEELVSQKEQIIVNMEKADEMDRENRKRIDVVDKEINEMKGDKTANKAQGYLKLKEIISQVNYIQDKRKNEQDNLISNADKQRQVDIKFNRMADKKKQVENNMEEINEQLEMINRQREEIQKKLESIEKGKK from the exons ATGGTTGGTGATGACGTTGTATTGCCCTGTCAGCTGGAGCCTCCTGCAGATGCTGCTCCAATGATCCTGGAGTGGGCAAAACCTGACGTGAAACCCAGATTTGTCTTTGTGTGGCGCAGTGGTCAGGAACTTGTGGTGGATCAAAACAACGACTACAAGGGAAGATCGTCGCTGTTTATCGACAGACTGAAGCACGGAGACGTTTCACTGAAACTCTCCAAAGTGAAAATCTCTGATGAGGGAACATACAGATGTTATTTTCCAAAActgaagaaaatattttttgttgagCTTCTTGTTG GTGCTGTCTCCTCACCTGGTATCAGCTTAGTGGGGACTGACAGATCCTCCAGCGTAGTGGTGTTACAGTGTGAGTCTAAAGGCTGGAATCCACAGCCTGAGGTGATCTGGCTGGATGATGAGGGAAACCTCCTCTCTGCTGGACCTACAGAGACAATCAGAGGTCCTGATGGTCTCTATACTGTCAGCAGTAGAGTGACTGTGGAGAAGAAATACGGCAacaacttcacctgtagagttcGACAAGACAACATCTACCAgttcagagagacacacattattattccaG aTGATTTCTTCATGGCTCCATCCAGTTGTGCTGCTTCTATCACCACCAGTGTGTTGTTTAGCATCATGTTTATTCTGGCAGTTGCTATTTTTATCTGGAAGTGGAGACAATACAAAACGG agaagaaagaagaagaaaagaatgacTTGGAGAAGCTGATTGATGAACTCATTAAACAAAGCGAAGAACTAGTGAGCCAAAAGGAGCAAATAATTGTCAACATGGAGAAGGCAGATGAAATGGATAGAGAGAACAGAAAAAGGATTGATGTAGTggacaaagaaataaatgagatgAAGGGAGataaaacagcaaacaaagcaCAGGGATacttaaaattaaaagaaatcatCTCACAGGTCAACTACATCCAGGATAAGAGAAAAAACGAACAAGACAACCTGATATCGAACGCTGATAAACAAAGGCAGGTAGATATAAAGTTTAACAGAATGGCAGACAAGAAAAAGCAAGTAGAGAATAACATGGAGGAAATTAATGAACAACTGGAGATGATcaacagacaaagagaggagaTTCAGAAGAAACTTGAGTcaatagaaaaaggaaaaaagtag